One Labrus mixtus chromosome 22, fLabMix1.1, whole genome shotgun sequence genomic window carries:
- the napepld gene encoding N-acyl-phosphatidylethanolamine-hydrolyzing phospholipase D isoform X1, which translates to MERVLFRPVLMLLPCRSKFCKHAGRLNVVCVLGMNSLQVLQFIIRRHSRCGSELMEKPSSSDRAVLEERKGLVQDDGVLRGAEGGEVAPQTPRKSSSTRSSRKSFRLDYRLEEDVTKSCRDKHGRWTNPWPTWRFPPYTTLLRFLLLDKNHSNVPSSKEALDSELPVIEPYFVQNPDLSETGPGLRVTWLGHATVLVEMDGLNILTDPIFSQRASPFQFMGPKRYRGPPCTVEQLPRIDAVVISHSHYDHLDVGSVASLNERFGGALRWFVPLGLMDWLVKMGCENVMELDWWEENCVPGHDDITFVCTPSQHWSKRTALDDNKSLWGSWSVLGPDHRFFFAGDTGYCSSFQEIGQRFGPFDLAAIPIGAYQPRDMMQGQHVDPEEAVQIHQDLQAKHSVAIHWGTFALAYEFYLEPPARLREALEQKGLKPESFFTLHHGESRQIASQTGDVFE; encoded by the exons atGGAGAGAGTGTTGTTCAGGCCTGTACTTATGTTGCTTCCGTGTAGAAGTAAGTTTTGTAAACACGCTGGGCGACTGAATGTAGTTTGTGTGCTCGGAATGAACTCTCTCCAGGTGCTACAGTTCATAATCAGGAGGCATTCAAG GTGTGGTAGTGAGCTCATGGAGAAGCCGTCATCATCAGACAGAGCCGtgctggaggagagaaaaggccTGGTGCAG GATGATGGAGTGCTAAGAGGTGCTGAGGGTGGAGAGGTGGCTCCTCAGACCCCGCGGAAGAGCAGCTCCACTCGTTCGTCCCGCAAAAGCTTCCGCCTCGACTACCGGCTCGAG GAGGACGTGACAAAGTCCTGTCGAGACAAACACGGCCGCTGGACAAACCCCTGGCCAACATGGCGGTTCCCCCCGTACACTACGCTGCTCAGGTTCCTGTTGTTGGATAAAAACCACAGCAATGTGCCATCTAGTAAAGAG GCTCTGGACAGCGAGCTCCCAGTGATCGAACCGTACTTCGTCCAAAACCCGGACCTCTCTGAAACTGGTCCGGGTCTGAGAGTCACCTGGTTGGGTCACGCCACCGTTCTGGTTGAAATGGATGGGCTCAATATTCTGACGGACCCAATTTTCAGCCAGAGGGCCTCACCGTTCCAGTTCATGGGCCCCAAAAGGTACAGAGGGCCCCCCTGCACCGTGGAACAG cTGCCCAGGATCGATGCTGTGGTCATCAGTCACTCTCATTATGACCATCTGGATGTCGGATCTGTAGCCAGCCTCAATGAGCGCTTTGGAGGGGCGCTACGCTG GTTCGTGCCCCTGGGTTTGATGGACTGGCTGGTGAAGATGGGCTGCGAGAATGTGATGGAGCTGGACTGGTGGGAGGAGAACTGTGTCCCGggtcatgatgacatcacatttgTCTGCACACCCTCTCAGCACTGGAGCAAACGCACCGCGCTGGATGATAACAAG TCTTTATGGGGCAGCTGGTCTGTTTTGGGTCCTGACCATCGGTTCTTCTTCGCTGGTGATACTGGTTATTGCTCTTCCTTCCAAGAGATCGGACAGCGCTTCGGACCTTTTGACCTTGCAGCAATCCCCATCGGAGCCTACCAGCCCAG GGATATGATGCAGGGGCAGCATGTGGATCCAGAGGAGGCTGTACAGATTCACCAAGACCTTCAAGCCAAACACTCTGTGGCCATTCACTGGGGGACCTTCGCCCTCGCCTATGAG TTCTACCTGGAGCCACCAGCCCGTctcagagaggccctggagcagAAAGGACTGAAGCCAGAATCCTTCTTCACTTTACATCACGGAGAGTCTCGCCAAATCGCTTCACAGACAGGAGATGTCTTTGAATGA
- the napepld gene encoding N-acyl-phosphatidylethanolamine-hydrolyzing phospholipase D isoform X2, which yields MEKPSSSDRAVLEERKGLVQDDGVLRGAEGGEVAPQTPRKSSSTRSSRKSFRLDYRLEEDVTKSCRDKHGRWTNPWPTWRFPPYTTLLRFLLLDKNHSNVPSSKEALDSELPVIEPYFVQNPDLSETGPGLRVTWLGHATVLVEMDGLNILTDPIFSQRASPFQFMGPKRYRGPPCTVEQLPRIDAVVISHSHYDHLDVGSVASLNERFGGALRWFVPLGLMDWLVKMGCENVMELDWWEENCVPGHDDITFVCTPSQHWSKRTALDDNKSLWGSWSVLGPDHRFFFAGDTGYCSSFQEIGQRFGPFDLAAIPIGAYQPRDMMQGQHVDPEEAVQIHQDLQAKHSVAIHWGTFALAYEFYLEPPARLREALEQKGLKPESFFTLHHGESRQIASQTGDVFE from the exons ATGGAGAAGCCGTCATCATCAGACAGAGCCGtgctggaggagagaaaaggccTGGTGCAG GATGATGGAGTGCTAAGAGGTGCTGAGGGTGGAGAGGTGGCTCCTCAGACCCCGCGGAAGAGCAGCTCCACTCGTTCGTCCCGCAAAAGCTTCCGCCTCGACTACCGGCTCGAG GAGGACGTGACAAAGTCCTGTCGAGACAAACACGGCCGCTGGACAAACCCCTGGCCAACATGGCGGTTCCCCCCGTACACTACGCTGCTCAGGTTCCTGTTGTTGGATAAAAACCACAGCAATGTGCCATCTAGTAAAGAG GCTCTGGACAGCGAGCTCCCAGTGATCGAACCGTACTTCGTCCAAAACCCGGACCTCTCTGAAACTGGTCCGGGTCTGAGAGTCACCTGGTTGGGTCACGCCACCGTTCTGGTTGAAATGGATGGGCTCAATATTCTGACGGACCCAATTTTCAGCCAGAGGGCCTCACCGTTCCAGTTCATGGGCCCCAAAAGGTACAGAGGGCCCCCCTGCACCGTGGAACAG cTGCCCAGGATCGATGCTGTGGTCATCAGTCACTCTCATTATGACCATCTGGATGTCGGATCTGTAGCCAGCCTCAATGAGCGCTTTGGAGGGGCGCTACGCTG GTTCGTGCCCCTGGGTTTGATGGACTGGCTGGTGAAGATGGGCTGCGAGAATGTGATGGAGCTGGACTGGTGGGAGGAGAACTGTGTCCCGggtcatgatgacatcacatttgTCTGCACACCCTCTCAGCACTGGAGCAAACGCACCGCGCTGGATGATAACAAG TCTTTATGGGGCAGCTGGTCTGTTTTGGGTCCTGACCATCGGTTCTTCTTCGCTGGTGATACTGGTTATTGCTCTTCCTTCCAAGAGATCGGACAGCGCTTCGGACCTTTTGACCTTGCAGCAATCCCCATCGGAGCCTACCAGCCCAG GGATATGATGCAGGGGCAGCATGTGGATCCAGAGGAGGCTGTACAGATTCACCAAGACCTTCAAGCCAAACACTCTGTGGCCATTCACTGGGGGACCTTCGCCCTCGCCTATGAG TTCTACCTGGAGCCACCAGCCCGTctcagagaggccctggagcagAAAGGACTGAAGCCAGAATCCTTCTTCACTTTACATCACGGAGAGTCTCGCCAAATCGCTTCACAGACAGGAGATGTCTTTGAATGA
- the yeats4 gene encoding YEATS domain-containing protein 4, whose protein sequence is MFKKMTEFGPDSGGRVKGVTIVKPIVFGNVARYFGKKREEDGHTHQWSVYVKPYRNEDMSAYVKKIQFKLHESYGNPLRVVTKPPYEITETGWGEFEIIIKIFFIDPNERPVTLYHLLKLFQSDSSAMPKKTVVSEFYDEMIFQDPTAMMQQLLTTSRQLTLGAYKHETEFSEQEQRTKEKMEAAKKRTSQEITELKDKLKASRENINHLKAEIRKLEEEGDNKEH, encoded by the exons ATGTTCAAAAAGATGACTGAATTTGGTCCAGATTCCGGGGGGAGAGTTAAG ggAGTAACGATTGTGAAGCCCATCGTGTTTGGAAACGTCGCCCGCTACTTCGgtaagaagagagaggaggatggtCACACTCATCAGTGGTCTGTTTATGTGAAGCCTTACAGAAACGAG GATATGTCTGCTTATGTGAAGAAGATTCAGTTCAAGCTACATGAGAGCTATGGTAACCCACTGAGAG tGGTGACTAAACCTCCATATGAGATAACAGAGACGGGCTGGGGAGAGTTTGAGATCATCATTAAGATCTTCTTCATCGACCCCAATGAGAGACCT GTAACTCTCTACCATCTGTTGAAGCTGTTCCAGTCAGACTCCAGTGCCATGCCGAAGAAGACTGTTGTTTCTGAATTCTATGATGAAATG ATATTCCAGGATCCTACAGCAATGATGCAGCAACTACTGACCACATCAAGACAGCTCACACTGGGAGCGTACAAGCATGAGACAGAGT TCAGTGAGCAGGAGCAGAGGACCAAGGAGAAAATGGAAGCAGCCAAGAAGAGAACCAGCCAAGAGATCACAGAGCTGAAAGACAAACTGAAGGccagcagagaaaacatcaaCCACCTGAAGGCAGAGATCAGGAAactggaggaggaaggagacaaCAAGGAGCACTGA